The proteins below are encoded in one region of Bacillus vallismortis:
- a CDS encoding permease: MEALQHFARRSFSILLFFFLLYCFILLEPSKLSFAIPDSLLNVNTIFLSILLESIPFIMLGIFFSSCIEFFVSDEWMAKWIVKNPYGAIGSPVAISILSPVCECAVIPVVRRLIQKGLPLHVGAVILVGAPILNPIVILSTYYAFSKHLELVYARIGLSVVICIIIGLLMYWIFGNKNMLKPHKTAALPEHSHQQHGKRLKPIVTHAVEEFFDMGRYLIMGACIASLFQTFLNRGALAELGTSDLSGSAVMMGLAFVLSLCSHADAFVASTFSGTYSHASLLSFMLYGPMLDVKNTFVYASFFKKRFVFVFFVVISASVLAIAWLYGLITS; the protein is encoded by the coding sequence ATGGAAGCTCTCCAACACTTTGCAAGACGCTCCTTCAGCATATTGCTCTTTTTCTTTTTACTGTATTGTTTTATTCTGCTTGAACCTTCAAAACTGTCTTTTGCTATTCCAGATTCACTGCTAAATGTGAATACCATTTTCCTGAGTATTTTGCTTGAATCCATTCCATTTATCATGCTCGGCATCTTTTTTTCTTCGTGCATTGAATTCTTTGTCTCAGATGAATGGATGGCCAAATGGATCGTCAAAAACCCTTATGGCGCAATAGGGTCCCCTGTCGCCATCAGTATTCTCTCCCCTGTATGTGAGTGTGCAGTCATTCCGGTGGTGCGCCGTCTCATTCAAAAAGGGCTCCCTCTGCATGTCGGCGCGGTTATCTTAGTTGGAGCGCCCATCTTAAATCCGATTGTCATCCTTTCCACCTACTATGCCTTCAGCAAGCATTTGGAACTTGTGTACGCGCGGATTGGGCTCTCCGTCGTTATTTGTATCATAATTGGGCTCCTGATGTATTGGATATTCGGAAACAAAAACATGCTGAAACCGCATAAAACAGCTGCCTTGCCGGAACACAGTCATCAGCAGCACGGAAAACGCTTGAAACCTATCGTCACCCATGCTGTAGAAGAATTTTTCGATATGGGCCGCTATTTGATCATGGGCGCATGTATCGCCAGCCTGTTTCAAACGTTTCTAAATCGCGGGGCTCTCGCAGAGCTGGGGACAAGCGACCTGTCTGGTTCCGCTGTCATGATGGGACTGGCATTTGTCCTGTCACTTTGCTCACATGCGGATGCGTTTGTCGCGTCTACTTTTTCAGGCACCTATTCTCACGCTTCCCTCCTCTCCTTCATGCTGTACGGCCCAATGTTAGATGTAAAAAACACGTTTGTGTATGCTTCATTTTTTAAAAAACGCTTTGTGTTTGTATTTTTTGTTGTGATTTCCGCTTCAGTTCTTGCAATAGCTTGGCTTTATGGTTTGATTACCTCATAA
- a CDS encoding TIGR03943 family putative permease subunit, translated as MSELKQNKPYSFDAVVRGLLLVGFALMIFKLYLTGHILHFISPRMLWFAKFFIVAAFALGILSLIWRKQDSQHTCCACAGGQTHSPSHPWLYSFFLIPIVTGFLFPDHVLTKEVAQNRIFSANSAKSPEQKKSNTQAESSHEAGTAAVLPSGYEKELSRELEGMNVIPISDKYYVPIVNLVLEHAEAYAGKEIDMKGFVYFDEQLGRYIVGRYGISCCIADAAVYGLPASFSEKHDIKEGEWVQTTGKLTVFNKNGEQLPIVSVTHMQTISTPKNPYVYEIIEDLTPK; from the coding sequence ATGAGTGAATTGAAACAAAATAAACCGTATTCTTTTGATGCTGTTGTCCGGGGACTTCTATTGGTCGGCTTTGCTTTAATGATCTTTAAACTTTATCTGACAGGGCATATTTTGCATTTCATTTCTCCGCGGATGCTTTGGTTTGCGAAGTTTTTTATCGTCGCTGCATTTGCGCTTGGCATACTGTCATTGATCTGGAGAAAACAAGACAGTCAGCATACCTGCTGTGCATGTGCCGGCGGTCAAACACATTCTCCGTCTCACCCATGGCTGTACAGTTTTTTTCTGATTCCTATTGTTACCGGTTTCCTTTTCCCTGATCATGTGCTGACAAAGGAAGTGGCACAGAACAGAATCTTCTCAGCAAACAGTGCCAAAAGCCCGGAACAAAAGAAATCTAATACTCAGGCGGAATCCTCTCATGAAGCAGGAACGGCCGCAGTCCTGCCCAGCGGTTATGAAAAAGAACTTTCTCGGGAGCTGGAAGGGATGAATGTCATTCCGATTTCAGACAAGTATTATGTGCCCATTGTCAATCTAGTGCTGGAACATGCAGAAGCGTATGCAGGAAAAGAGATCGACATGAAAGGATTTGTCTATTTTGATGAACAGCTGGGTCGCTATATCGTTGGACGTTACGGCATATCCTGCTGTATTGCAGATGCTGCGGTATACGGACTGCCGGCTTCTTTCTCAGAAAAACATGATATAAAGGAAGGCGAGTGGGTTCAGACCACCGGAAAACTGACTGTATTTAATAAGAACGGCGAACAGCTTCCGATCGTATCCGTCACACACATGCAAACAATTAGTACACCAAAAAACCCCTACGTATACGAGATTATCGAGGATCTTACTCCGAAGTAA
- the tcyB gene encoding cystine ABC transporter permease TcyB, translating into MFLNNLPALTLGTAIPWDLVQQSFWPILSGGIYYTIPLTILSFLFGMIIALITALARMSKMKPLRWVFSVYVSAIRGTPLLVQLFIIFYLFPAFNITLDPFPSAVIAFSLNVGAYASEIIRASILSVPKGQWEAGYTIGMTHQKTLFRVILPQAFRVSIPPLSNTFISLIKDTSLASQILVAELFRKAQEIGARNLDQILVIYIEAAFIYWIICFLLSLVQHVIERRLDRYVAK; encoded by the coding sequence ATGTTTCTAAATAATCTGCCGGCATTGACGCTTGGCACGGCGATCCCGTGGGATCTGGTGCAGCAGTCATTCTGGCCGATCCTTTCAGGGGGAATCTACTATACGATTCCCCTTACGATTCTTTCCTTCCTATTTGGGATGATCATCGCGCTGATTACAGCGCTTGCCAGAATGTCAAAAATGAAACCTTTGAGATGGGTGTTCAGCGTATACGTATCCGCGATACGCGGCACTCCTCTTCTCGTTCAATTGTTCATCATTTTCTATCTGTTCCCGGCCTTTAATATCACATTAGATCCATTTCCAAGCGCAGTGATCGCCTTTTCACTTAACGTCGGCGCCTATGCATCTGAAATCATCCGGGCATCTATTTTATCCGTGCCGAAAGGACAGTGGGAAGCCGGCTATACAATTGGCATGACCCATCAGAAAACGCTGTTCCGCGTCATTTTGCCGCAGGCGTTTCGTGTGTCGATCCCGCCATTATCCAATACCTTTATTAGCCTGATCAAAGATACATCCCTCGCCTCTCAAATTCTGGTCGCTGAACTGTTCAGAAAAGCCCAAGAAATCGGCGCGCGGAATCTTGACCAGATTTTAGTGATCTATATTGAAGCAGCCTTTATTTATTGGATAATCTGCTTCCTGCTTTCACTCGTCCAGCATGTCATCGAACGGCGTCTTGACCGCTACGTGGCCAAATAA
- the bsdC gene encoding phenolic acid decarboxylase BsdC, whose protein sequence is MAYQDFREFLTALEKEGQLLTVKEEVKPEPDLGAAARAASNLGDKSPALLFNNIYGYHNAQIAMNVIGSWPNHAMMLGMPKDTPVKEQFFEFAKRYEQFPMPVKREETAPFHENEITEDINLFDILPLFRINQGDGGYYLDKACVISRDLEDPENFGKQNVGIYRMQVKGKDRLGIQPVPQHDIAIHLRQAEERGINLPVTIALGCEPVITTAASTPLLYDQSEYEMAGAIQGEPYRIVKSKLSDLDVPWGAEVVLEGEIVAGEREYEGPFGEFTGHYSGGRSMPIIKIKRVYHRNNPIFEHLYLGMPWTECDYMIGINTCVPLYQQLKEAYPNEIVAVNAMYTHGLIAIVSTKTRYGGFAKAVGMRALTTPHGLGYCKMVIVVDEDVDPFNLPQVMWALSTKMHPKHDAVIIPDLSVLPLDPGSNPSGITHKMILDATTPVAPETRGHYSQPLDSPLTTKEWEQKLMDLMNK, encoded by the coding sequence ATGGCTTATCAAGATTTCAGAGAATTTCTCACTGCCCTTGAAAAAGAAGGGCAGCTGCTGACAGTGAAGGAAGAGGTAAAGCCGGAGCCTGATTTAGGGGCCGCGGCACGAGCAGCCAGCAATCTTGGCGATAAAAGCCCCGCGCTTTTATTTAACAACATTTACGGCTATCACAATGCACAAATTGCGATGAATGTAATCGGTTCCTGGCCGAACCATGCAATGATGCTCGGCATGCCGAAAGACACGCCAGTAAAAGAACAGTTTTTTGAATTCGCCAAGCGTTATGAACAGTTCCCAATGCCGGTCAAACGTGAGGAAACAGCGCCGTTTCATGAAAATGAAATCACAGAAGACATCAATTTGTTCGATATCCTGCCTCTTTTCAGGATTAACCAAGGGGACGGCGGCTACTATTTAGATAAAGCATGTGTCATTTCCCGCGATCTTGAAGACCCTGAGAATTTCGGCAAACAAAACGTCGGCATTTACAGAATGCAGGTCAAAGGAAAAGACCGCCTTGGCATTCAGCCTGTGCCGCAGCACGATATTGCGATCCATTTGCGTCAAGCTGAAGAACGCGGCATCAATCTTCCAGTCACGATTGCGCTGGGCTGTGAGCCGGTTATTACAACGGCGGCGTCGACTCCGCTTCTCTATGATCAATCAGAATACGAAATGGCAGGCGCAATTCAAGGCGAGCCGTATCGCATCGTCAAATCTAAGCTGTCTGATCTTGATGTTCCATGGGGCGCTGAAGTTGTGCTTGAAGGTGAAATCGTGGCCGGAGAACGTGAATATGAAGGCCCGTTTGGTGAATTCACAGGCCACTATTCCGGCGGACGCAGCATGCCAATTATCAAAATTAAACGCGTATATCATAGAAACAATCCAATTTTTGAACATTTATACTTAGGCATGCCTTGGACAGAATGCGATTACATGATCGGCATTAACACTTGTGTGCCGCTTTATCAGCAGTTAAAAGAAGCATATCCGAATGAAATTGTCGCTGTGAACGCCATGTACACACACGGTTTAATCGCGATTGTTTCCACAAAAACCCGCTATGGCGGATTTGCAAAAGCGGTCGGTATGCGCGCACTCACAACACCGCACGGACTCGGCTACTGCAAAATGGTCATTGTTGTTGACGAGGATGTCGATCCATTCAATCTGCCGCAGGTCATGTGGGCGCTTTCGACTAAAATGCATCCAAAACACGACGCGGTCATCATTCCAGACTTATCTGTCCTGCCGCTTGACCCTGGATCTAATCCATCAGGGATCACTCACAAAATGATTCTGGACGCCACTACGCCGGTTGCGCCGGAAACAAGAGGCCATTATTCACAGCCGCTTGATTCACCATTAACAACGAAAGAATGGGAACAAAAATTAATGGACTTGATGAATAAATAA
- a CDS encoding PLP-dependent aminotransferase family protein, which yields MEKYMSLLTRIEEMIQSSAYQEGDRLPSIRQLSIRYQVSKSTVIRALRELEKRHLIYSVPKSGYYIVKKTGTPKSGQPGLIDFATSAPDPDVFPYLDFQHCINKAIDTYKNDLFIYGTPKGLPSLIRVLRKLLANQQVFADERHIFITSGVQQALSLLCAMPFPNGKEKIAIEQPGYHLMIEQLETLGIPAIGVKRTEEGLDMNEIERLFQTESIKWFYTMPRFHNPLGCSLSERDKQELVRLAETYDVYLVEDDYLGDLEENKKADPLYAYDLSSHVIYLKSFSKMMFPGLRVGAAVLPDALADTFHTYKKLNDIDSSVISQAALEIYLKSGMYGRHKEKIRSSYKERSLRLHQAIQTHRSLGSGRFAFSSGQAPCMHTHLVLPRDLQASRVMQKLKKQGVLLEAIDRHYLSDYPRENLLKINISNVKTEDIEHGVKLLMSHL from the coding sequence ATGGAGAAATATATGAGTCTATTGACGAGGATAGAGGAGATGATACAAAGCAGCGCCTATCAGGAAGGAGACAGGCTTCCATCCATCCGACAGCTGTCCATCCGCTATCAAGTCAGCAAAAGCACAGTGATCCGCGCGCTGCGGGAGCTGGAAAAGCGCCATCTCATCTACTCCGTTCCGAAAAGCGGCTATTATATTGTGAAAAAAACGGGCACACCAAAAAGCGGACAGCCGGGGCTCATCGACTTTGCCACATCTGCGCCAGATCCCGACGTATTTCCGTATCTTGATTTTCAGCACTGCATCAACAAAGCCATTGATACATACAAAAACGATTTGTTTATTTATGGGACGCCAAAGGGGCTTCCGTCGCTCATCCGTGTTCTCCGAAAGCTGCTCGCCAATCAGCAGGTATTTGCGGACGAACGGCACATTTTCATTACATCAGGTGTCCAGCAGGCGTTATCCCTGCTTTGCGCCATGCCGTTTCCAAATGGGAAAGAGAAGATCGCCATTGAGCAGCCGGGCTATCATTTGATGATTGAACAGCTTGAGACGCTTGGGATTCCTGCCATCGGAGTAAAACGAACGGAAGAGGGGCTTGATATGAACGAGATTGAGCGGCTGTTTCAGACGGAATCGATCAAATGGTTTTATACAATGCCCCGCTTCCATAACCCGCTAGGCTGCTCTTTGTCAGAGCGTGATAAACAGGAACTTGTAAGACTGGCGGAAACGTATGATGTCTATCTCGTTGAGGATGATTATCTCGGTGATTTGGAGGAAAATAAAAAGGCAGATCCGCTGTACGCATATGATCTGTCCTCGCATGTCATTTATTTGAAAAGCTTCTCAAAAATGATGTTTCCCGGCCTTCGCGTGGGGGCCGCTGTTTTGCCGGATGCGCTGGCTGACACGTTTCACACGTACAAAAAGCTAAACGATATCGACAGTTCTGTGATTTCTCAAGCGGCGTTGGAAATCTATTTGAAAAGCGGCATGTATGGCAGGCATAAGGAGAAAATCCGCTCATCCTATAAGGAACGGTCACTGAGGCTTCATCAGGCCATTCAAACACATAGAAGTCTAGGAAGCGGCCGCTTTGCGTTCTCCAGCGGACAGGCGCCCTGCATGCATACCCATCTGGTGCTCCCTCGGGATTTGCAGGCCTCAAGGGTAATGCAAAAGCTGAAAAAACAAGGGGTTCTCCTTGAGGCGATAGACCGTCATTATTTATCAGATTATCCAAGAGAAAATCTATTAAAAATCAATATTTCCAATGTGAAAACGGAAGATATTGAACACGGCGTCAAGCTGCTGATGAGCCATTTATAA
- a CDS encoding non-oxidative hydroxyarylic acid decarboxylases subunit D, translating into MHTCPRCNSKKGEVMSKSPVEGAWEVYQCQTCFFTWRSCEPDSITNPAKYNPAFKIDPSETETAVEVPAVPERKA; encoded by the coding sequence ATGCATACATGTCCTCGATGCAATTCAAAAAAGGGAGAAGTCATGAGCAAATCGCCTGTAGAAGGCGCCTGGGAAGTTTATCAGTGCCAAACATGCTTTTTTACATGGAGATCCTGTGAGCCGGATAGCATTACAAACCCGGCGAAATACAATCCGGCGTTTAAAATTGATCCGAGTGAAACAGAAACAGCAGTTGAAGTTCCGGCTGTGCCGGAACGAAAGGCTTGA
- the tcyA gene encoding cystine ABC transporter substrate-binding lipoprotein TcyA, with protein MKKAFLALFMIVSIAVLAACGAGNDNQSKDNAKDGDLWASIKKKGVLTVGTEGTYEPFTFHDKDTDKLTGYDVEVITEAAKRLGLKVDFKETQWDSMFAGLNSKRFDVIANQVGKTDREDKYDFSDKYTTSRAVVVTKKDNNDIQSEADVKGKTSAQSLTSNYNKLATDAGAKVEGVEGLAQSLQLIQQGRVDMTYNDKLAVLNYLKTSDNKNVKIAFETGDPQFTYFAFRKGSGEVVDQVNKALKEMKEDGTLSSISKKWFGEDVSK; from the coding sequence ATGAAAAAAGCATTTTTGGCTTTATTCATGATCGTAAGCATTGCAGTGCTCGCAGCTTGCGGAGCAGGAAATGACAATCAGTCAAAAGACAACGCCAAAGACGGCGATCTTTGGGCTTCAATTAAGAAAAAAGGTGTGCTGACAGTCGGTACGGAAGGAACATATGAACCGTTCACTTTCCACGACAAAGACACTGATAAGCTGACTGGTTATGATGTGGAAGTCATTACAGAAGCCGCAAAACGCCTAGGGCTGAAAGTCGATTTTAAGGAAACACAATGGGATAGTATGTTTGCCGGCCTGAATTCCAAACGGTTTGACGTCATTGCCAACCAAGTCGGAAAAACAGACCGTGAAGACAAATATGATTTCTCTGATAAATATACAACTTCAAGAGCCGTTGTCGTGACGAAAAAAGACAACAACGATATTCAGTCTGAAGCAGATGTAAAAGGAAAAACATCGGCACAATCACTGACAAGCAATTACAACAAATTAGCTACAGATGCAGGCGCGAAAGTTGAAGGCGTAGAAGGCTTGGCACAATCCCTTCAGCTCATCCAGCAAGGCCGCGTCGATATGACATACAACGATAAGCTTGCTGTATTGAACTACTTAAAAACATCAGACAACAAAAACGTAAAAATCGCTTTTGAAACAGGCGATCCGCAGTTCACCTATTTCGCATTCCGCAAAGGAAGCGGCGAGGTTGTGGATCAAGTCAACAAAGCATTAAAAGAAATGAAAGAGGACGGGACTCTTTCTAGCATTTCGAAAAAATGGTTCGGCGAAGATGTTTCTAAATAA
- the bsdA gene encoding transcriptional regulator BsdA: MDIRQLRYFITIAQEQKITSAAKKLHMAQPPLSRQLKQLEDELGVILFDRNKKKQMTLTYEGTVFLKRAKEILHRFEDAVIEVQELKEEVAGTLAVGSTIYCASLMLEKVTQMKEKYPHLTFNIWENEPATLLELLESRQIDAAVTTTLIKSDTVQFKQLDDIPCVLVLSEEAGYPCGDTIKMEDIPSFPLILLRPVNGKGVYNQVMNEFQRLNLEPRTVCECHDSATLLSLVSSGFGASILPVTMIPVHMRNHVHTIRIENNPFIMKPAVMWRTDSYLPKPVQQFLDLF; the protein is encoded by the coding sequence TTGGACATTCGCCAGCTTCGATATTTTATTACCATCGCCCAAGAACAAAAAATCACATCCGCCGCCAAAAAACTCCACATGGCACAGCCGCCTTTAAGCAGACAGCTGAAACAGCTGGAGGACGAGCTAGGTGTCATTCTCTTTGACCGGAATAAGAAAAAACAAATGACGCTTACATATGAAGGAACTGTTTTTCTGAAAAGAGCCAAAGAGATTCTGCACAGGTTTGAAGATGCCGTCATCGAGGTACAAGAGCTGAAGGAGGAAGTTGCCGGCACGCTGGCTGTGGGGTCAACGATTTATTGCGCCTCTCTGATGCTTGAAAAAGTCACACAGATGAAAGAGAAATACCCGCACCTCACCTTTAACATTTGGGAGAATGAGCCCGCGACACTGTTAGAACTTCTGGAAAGCCGTCAAATTGATGCTGCGGTCACCACGACGCTGATCAAAAGCGACACGGTCCAATTCAAACAGCTTGATGACATTCCATGTGTACTGGTGCTTTCAGAAGAAGCAGGATATCCGTGCGGGGACACTATTAAAATGGAGGACATTCCTTCCTTTCCGCTGATTCTGCTGCGGCCTGTCAATGGAAAAGGCGTCTATAATCAGGTCATGAATGAATTTCAGCGTTTGAATCTGGAGCCGCGTACTGTTTGTGAATGCCACGATTCAGCAACTTTGCTCAGCCTCGTCTCATCCGGATTTGGCGCTTCTATTCTGCCCGTCACAATGATTCCTGTTCATATGAGGAACCACGTTCATACCATTCGTATCGAAAACAATCCCTTTATCATGAAACCGGCTGTGATGTGGAGAACGGACAGTTATTTGCCAAAACCGGTACAGCAATTTTTGGATTTATTTTAA
- a CDS encoding 4'-phosphopantetheinyl transferase family protein has protein sequence MKIYGMYMDRPLSQEETERLMSFISPEKREKCRRFYHKEDAHRTLLGDVLVRSVISGQYKLDKAEIRFSAQEYGKPCIPDLPDAHFNISHSGRWVICAFDSQPIGIDIEKLKPISLDIAKRFFSKTEYNDLIAKNDDEQTDYFYHLWSMKESFIKQEGKGLSLPLDSFSVRLHQDGQVTIELPDSHSPCYIKTYEVDPGYKMAVCAAHPDFPKDITMVSYDALL, from the coding sequence ATGAAGATTTACGGAATGTATATGGACCGCCCGCTTTCACAGGAGGAGACTGAACGGTTAATGTCTTTCATATCGCCTGAAAAACGGGAGAAATGCCGGAGATTTTATCATAAAGAAGATGCTCACCGCACCCTGCTGGGAGATGTGCTCGTTCGCTCTGTTATCAGCGGGCAATATAAGCTGGACAAAGCCGAGATCCGCTTCAGCGCGCAGGAATACGGGAAACCTTGCATCCCTGATCTTCCTGACGCCCATTTCAATATTTCTCACTCCGGCCGCTGGGTCATTTGCGCGTTTGATTCACAGCCTATCGGCATCGATATTGAAAAACTGAAACCGATCAGCCTCGATATCGCCAAACGCTTCTTTTCAAAAACAGAGTACAACGACCTTATAGCCAAAAACGACGACGAGCAGACAGACTATTTTTATCATCTATGGTCAATGAAAGAAAGCTTTATCAAGCAGGAAGGCAAAGGCTTATCGCTTCCGCTTGACTCCTTTTCGGTGCGCCTGCATCAGGACGGACAAGTAACCATTGAGCTTCCGGACAGCCATTCCCCCTGCTATATCAAAACATATGAAGTAGATCCGGGCTACAAAATGGCCGTATGCGCCGCGCACCCTGATTTCCCCAAGGATATCACAATGGTCTCATACGATGCGCTTTTATAA
- the tcyC gene encoding cystine ABC transporter ATP-binding protein TcyC: protein MLTVTGLNKSFGENEILKKIDMKIEKGKVIAILGPSGSGKTTLLRCLNALEIPNRGELAFDDFSIDFSKKVKQADILKLRRKSGMVFQAYHLFPHRTALENVMEGPVQVQKRNKEEVRKEAIQLLEKVGLKDKMNLYPFQLSGGQQQRVGIARALAIQPELMLFDEPTSALDPELVGEVLKVIKDLANEGWTMVVVTHEIKFAQDVADEVVFIDGGVIVEQGPPEQIFSAPKEERTQRFLNRILNPL, encoded by the coding sequence ATGCTTACCGTAACAGGATTAAACAAATCATTCGGTGAAAATGAAATTTTAAAAAAGATAGATATGAAGATTGAAAAAGGGAAAGTCATCGCCATACTTGGGCCCTCAGGTTCAGGGAAAACGACGCTGCTCCGCTGCCTGAACGCGCTGGAGATCCCCAATCGCGGGGAGCTTGCATTTGACGATTTCTCCATTGATTTCTCTAAAAAGGTGAAACAGGCAGATATCCTAAAGCTTCGCCGGAAATCCGGAATGGTGTTTCAGGCCTATCACCTGTTCCCGCACCGCACAGCCCTTGAAAACGTGATGGAGGGCCCTGTTCAGGTGCAAAAACGAAACAAAGAGGAAGTCAGAAAAGAAGCGATTCAGCTACTTGAGAAAGTCGGACTGAAGGACAAAATGAATTTATATCCGTTCCAGCTTTCCGGAGGACAGCAGCAGCGCGTCGGCATCGCCCGCGCTCTTGCGATTCAGCCTGAACTCATGCTGTTTGACGAACCGACCTCAGCTCTTGACCCTGAACTTGTCGGAGAGGTGCTGAAGGTGATCAAGGATTTGGCCAATGAAGGCTGGACCATGGTCGTTGTAACCCACGAAATCAAATTCGCCCAGGATGTGGCGGACGAAGTCGTCTTCATTGACGGCGGCGTCATCGTGGAACAGGGACCGCCGGAGCAAATCTTCTCCGCACCAAAAGAAGAACGAACGCAGCGGTTCTTGAACCGGATTTTGAACCCGTTGTAA
- a CDS encoding pyridoxamine 5'-phosphate oxidase family protein, which yields MISVNCLSDRLFELLDGNRLDEKQHEAFVLQTVSDDGWPHAAMISVGEIIALSRTEIRIALWKNTATAANIRRRGKVQFMAWWKGAAHYVKLQCEPLPSLKESEYDRDRFACRIVSVKEDVAKYADLTSGVRIQLHSPEEVLKRWEKTRKELKR from the coding sequence TTGATCAGCGTGAACTGTCTATCAGACCGCCTGTTTGAGCTGCTTGACGGGAATCGCTTGGATGAGAAGCAGCATGAGGCTTTCGTTCTGCAAACGGTATCGGATGATGGCTGGCCGCATGCCGCCATGATTAGCGTGGGAGAAATCATCGCTCTCAGCCGAACAGAAATCCGAATCGCTCTGTGGAAAAACACAGCGACTGCAGCCAACATCCGTCGCAGAGGAAAAGTGCAGTTTATGGCATGGTGGAAGGGAGCCGCCCATTATGTGAAGCTGCAATGCGAGCCTTTGCCGTCTTTGAAAGAATCCGAATATGACAGAGACCGTTTTGCCTGCCGCATCGTTTCGGTGAAGGAGGATGTGGCGAAATATGCAGATTTGACTTCCGGTGTCCGAATCCAGCTTCACAGCCCTGAAGAGGTGCTGAAAAGATGGGAAAAGACACGAAAGGAATTGAAACGGTAA
- a CDS encoding YczE/YyaS/YitT family protein, which produces MKRELVLRWTFYFSGLIILAFGVSLTIEGKALGISPWDAFHYSLFQHFGFTVGQWSIMIGALIVGLTSLFTKAWPKIGAILNMVLIGVFIDFFNFLLPAPSTYTGSVIVFSLGVVMIGYGVGVYVSAGLGAGPRDSLMMLITEKTGWNVQWVRNGMEIIILLAAWGMGGPIGFGTILTAILTGLILRFSLPQSIQLLNYAVARRTAAVKASPPLH; this is translated from the coding sequence GTGAAGCGAGAACTTGTGCTGCGTTGGACATTTTATTTTTCCGGTTTAATCATATTGGCTTTTGGTGTATCCCTGACGATTGAAGGGAAAGCGCTCGGCATTAGCCCGTGGGATGCATTTCATTACAGCCTGTTTCAGCACTTCGGGTTTACCGTCGGCCAGTGGTCCATCATGATTGGCGCGCTCATCGTTGGATTAACGTCATTGTTTACGAAGGCTTGGCCAAAAATTGGGGCGATCCTGAACATGGTACTCATTGGTGTTTTTATAGATTTTTTCAATTTTCTTCTGCCTGCCCCCTCCACTTATACGGGCTCCGTCATCGTCTTCTCTCTTGGCGTGGTAATGATCGGCTACGGCGTCGGTGTTTATGTATCGGCAGGCCTTGGTGCGGGGCCGCGTGATTCACTGATGATGCTGATTACAGAAAAAACCGGCTGGAATGTGCAATGGGTGCGGAACGGCATGGAAATCATCATTTTGTTGGCGGCATGGGGCATGGGCGGTCCGATCGGTTTTGGTACCATTTTGACTGCCATTCTCACCGGACTCATTCTGCGCTTTTCATTGCCGCAGTCAATCCAGCTGCTGAATTATGCGGTGGCAAGGCGGACAGCCGCTGTGAAAGCATCTCCGCCTCTGCACTAA